A stretch of the Vigna radiata var. radiata cultivar VC1973A chromosome 7, Vradiata_ver6, whole genome shotgun sequence genome encodes the following:
- the LOC106768384 gene encoding serine/threonine protein phosphatase 2A 57 kDa regulatory subunit B' theta isoform has protein sequence MIKQILNRLPRKPSKSGESREGGVLSTPSSTPSTSARTTDVAGNRYGNSTASTLSGVVDSNLVPGVNHGDKIAQALNSKLNLNGSFPVSAYEALPSFRDVPNSEKQNLFIRKLQMCCILFDMTDPTKNLKEKEIKRQTLVELVDYVSSANGKFTDVTMQEIVKMVSINLFRTFISPPRENKALEAFDVDEEEPSMDPAWPFLQIVYELLLRFVTSPETDAKLAKRYIDHSFVLRLLDLFDSEDSREREYLKTVLHRIYGKFMVHRPFIRKAINNIFYRFIFETEKHNGIAELLEILGSIINGFALPLKEEHKLFLVRALIPLHKPKCIPMYHQQLSYCITQFVEKDCKLADTVIRGLLKYWPITNSSKEVMFIGELEEVLEATQPAEFQRCMVPLFRQISHCLSSSHFQVAERALFLWNNDHIGTLIKQNHKIILPIVLPALEQNARNHWNQAVQSLTINVRKIFADTDPEFYEECMMKVRESEAQEKDMKSKREARWKRLEEMGGMKATTNEAVLVSPRTASHAPSSKASRTQLE, from the exons ATGATCAAGCAGATACTAAATAGGCTCCCTCGGAAGCCCTCCAAGTCGGGGGAAAGCCGAGAAGGAGGGGTGTTATCAACGCCCTCTTCGACTCCTTCGACCAGTGCAAGGACCACCGATGTAGCTGGCAACCGTTATGGAAATTCAACTGCTTCAACTCTTTCAGGCGTTGTTGATTCTAATTTGGTTCCTGGAGTAAATCATGGTGACAAGATTGCCCAAGCTTTGAACTCAAAACTAAATCTGAATGGAAGTTTTCCAGTTTCTGCCTATGAAGCCTTGCCAAGTTTTCGTGATGTTCCAAATTCAGAGAAGCAGAATTTGTTTATAAGGAAGCTGCAAATGTGCTGTATTTTATTTGACATGACTGACCCTACGAAGAACCTCAAAGAGAAGGAAATTAAGCGACAAACATTGGTAGAACTTGTGGATTATGTGTCATCTGCTAATGGGAAGTTTACAGATGTTACAATGCAAGAAATTGTGAAAATGGTGTCTATAAATTTGTTCCGGACATTTATTTCTCCTCCTCGTGAGAACAAAGCTCTTGAAGCATTTGATGTAGATGAAGAAGAACCTTCCATGGACCCTGCATGGCCTTTCTTGCAAATTGTGTATGAACTGCTTCTAAGGTTTGTCACATCACCTGAGACTGATGCAAAGTTGGCAAAAAGGTATATTGATCACTCATTTGTCCTGAGACTGTTAGACCTTTTTGATTCAGAGGATTCCAGGGAACGGGAATACTTGAAGACAGTTCTTCATCGTATTTATGGGAAATTTATGGTGCACAGACCATTCATCAGAAAAGCAATCAACAATATATTCTACCGCTTCATTTTTGAAACTGAGAAACACAATGGGATTGCAGAACTCTTAGAAATCTTGGGAAGTATAATCAACGGATTTGCTTTGCCACTGAAAGAAGAGCACAAGCTGTTTCTTGTGCGAGCACTTATTCCTCTTCATAAACCAAAATGCATACCAATGTACCACCAGCAATTATCTTACTGCATTACACAGTTTGTGGAAAAAGATTGCAAGCTTGCTGATACTGTTATACGGGGATTATTAAAATACTGGCCCATTACTAATAGTTCTAAGGAGGTTATGTTCATAGGGGAGCTAGAGGAGGTCTTAGAAGCAACTCAACCTGCAGAATTTCAACGATGCATGGTACCCTTGTTCCGGCAAATAAGTCATTGCTTAAGCAGTTCACATTTCCAG GTAGCAGAGAGGGCTTTGTTCTTATGGAATAATGATCACATCGGGACTTTAATCAAGCAGAACCACAAAATTATACTTCCCATTGTCTTACCTGCTCTGGAACAAAATGCTAGAAACCACTGGAACCAGGCCGTCCAAAGCTTGACGATAAATGTGCGCAAGATATTCGCCGACACCGACCCGGAATTCTATGAAGAGTGCATGATGAAAGTTCGGGAAAGTGAAGCGCAAGAGAAGGATATGAAGTCCAAGCGTGAGGCCCGATGGAAGCGTTTAGAAGAAATGGGAGGCATGAAAGCAACAACCAATGAAGCTGTTCTGGTTTCTCCCAGAACTGCCTCTCATGCCCCTTCTAGCAAAGCTAGTAGAACTCAGTTGGAGTGA
- the LOC106768990 gene encoding probable carboxylesterase 11 isoform X1, with protein MPSVAVKLYSVFFKFLLKNRLQNQIHAPSEESNQFGVTTRPDESVAAANPSFSDGVATKDIHIDPVTSLSVRIFLPDSALSPEPKSKTIYKSEPGSAGNLETTSSRAVRRNSYEPSVFTPREETRRSSAGEYRGYLPAADGRRKKLPVVLQFHGGGWVSGSNDSVANDMFCRRIAKLCDAVVVAVGYRLAPENRFPAAFEDGVKVLNWLAKQANLAECSKSLGGRKFEGHHKHIVDSFGASVVEPWLAAHANPSRCVLLGASCGANIADYVARKAVEAGSLLDPVKVVAQVLMYPFFIGSVPTHSEIKLANSYFYDKAMCMLAWKLFLPEGDFNLDHPAANPLVPGQGPPLKQRPPTLTVVAEHDWMRDRAIAYSEELRKVNVDAPVYEYKDAVHEFATLDILIKSPQAQVCAEDIAIWVKKYISLRGHEFSY; from the exons ATGCCGTCCGTGGCCGTGAAACTCTACAGCGTCTTCTTTAAGTTTCTCCTAAAGAACCGTTTGCAGAACCAGATCCATGCCCCGTCCGAAGAATCCAATCAGTTCGGTGTTACGACCCGACCCGACGAGTCCGTCGCCGCCGCCAACCCCTCCTTCTCCGATGGCGTCGCCACCAAAGATATCCACATCGATCCCGTGACCTCCCTGTCCGTCCGAATCTTCCTCCCCGATTCCGCACTCTCTCCCGAACCCAAATCCAAAACTATCTACAAATCCGAACCTGGATCCGCGGGGAACCTTGAAACGACGTCGTCGCGCGCGGTGCGGCGAAATAGCTATGAGCCCTCAGTGTTTACGCCGCGGGAGGAGACGAGGCGGAGCAGCGCCGGGGAGTACCGGGGGTACTTGCCGGCGGCGGACGGTCGCCGGAAAAAGTTACCGGTGGTGTTACAGTTCCACGGCGGGGGGTGGGTGAGCGGGAGCAATGATTCGGTGGCGAACGATATGTTCTGCCGGAGGATTGCGAAGCTCTGCGACGCGGTGGTGGTGGCGGTCGGCTACCGGCTGGCGCCGGAGAATCGGTTCCCGGCGGCGTTTGAGGACGGGGTGAAGGTGCTGAATTGGCTGGCGAAGCAGGCAAATTTGGCGGAGTGTAGTAAGTCGTTGGGAGGGAGGAAATTCGAGGGTCATCACAAGCATATTGTTGATTCTTTTGGAGCCTCAGTAGTTGAGCCTTGGTTGGCTGCTCATGCAAATCCATCAAG ATGTGTTCTTCTTGGTGCGAGTTGTGGTGCAAATATTGCAGACTATGTGGCTCGGAAAGCTGTAGAAGCAGGTTCACTTCTGGACCCGGTCAAGGTGGTGGCACAGGTCCTGATGTATCCATTTTTTATTGGAAGTGTGCCCACTCATTCTGAAATAAAGTTGGCAAACTCTTACTTTTATGACAAGGCCATGTGTATGCTAGCATGGAAACTATTTCTACCAGAGGGGGATTTTAACCTAGACCATCCAGCTGCCAATCCCCTTGTCCCAGGCCAGGGACCTCCTTTAAAGCAGAGACCTCCAACATTGACAGTGGTGGCAGAACACGATTGGATGAGGGACCGTGCCATTGCATATTCAGAGGAGCTTAGGAAGGTGAATGTTGATGCACCTGTTTATGAGTATAAAGATGCAGTCCATGAATTTGCAACACTTGACATCCTTATCAAAAGCCCTCAGGCCCAGGTTTGTGCTGAGGACATTGCCATCTGGGTCAAGAAATATATTTCCCTTCGAGGTCACGAATTCTCATATTGA
- the LOC106768990 gene encoding probable carboxylesterase 11 isoform X2, protein MPSVAVKLYSVFFKFLLKNRLQNQIHAPSEESNQFGVTTRPDESVAAANPSFSDGVATKDIHIDPVTSLSVRIFLPDSALSPEPKSKTIYKSEPGSAGNLETTSSRAVRRNSYEPSVFTPREETRRSSAGEYRGYLPAADGRRKKLPVVLQFHGGGWVSGSNDSVANDMFCRRIAKLCDAVVVAVGYRLAPENRFPAAFEDGVKVLNWLAKQANLAECSKSLGGRKFEGHHKHIVDSFGASVVEPWLAAHANPSRCVLLGASCGANIADYVARKAVEAGSLLDPVKVVAQVLMYPFFIGSVPTHSEIKLANSYFYDKAMCMLAWKLFLPEGDFNLDHPAANPLVPGQGPPLKQRPPTLTVVAEHDWMRDRAIAYSEELRKVNVDAPVYEYKDAVHEFATLDILIKSPQAQVIARLPLNSWG, encoded by the exons ATGCCGTCCGTGGCCGTGAAACTCTACAGCGTCTTCTTTAAGTTTCTCCTAAAGAACCGTTTGCAGAACCAGATCCATGCCCCGTCCGAAGAATCCAATCAGTTCGGTGTTACGACCCGACCCGACGAGTCCGTCGCCGCCGCCAACCCCTCCTTCTCCGATGGCGTCGCCACCAAAGATATCCACATCGATCCCGTGACCTCCCTGTCCGTCCGAATCTTCCTCCCCGATTCCGCACTCTCTCCCGAACCCAAATCCAAAACTATCTACAAATCCGAACCTGGATCCGCGGGGAACCTTGAAACGACGTCGTCGCGCGCGGTGCGGCGAAATAGCTATGAGCCCTCAGTGTTTACGCCGCGGGAGGAGACGAGGCGGAGCAGCGCCGGGGAGTACCGGGGGTACTTGCCGGCGGCGGACGGTCGCCGGAAAAAGTTACCGGTGGTGTTACAGTTCCACGGCGGGGGGTGGGTGAGCGGGAGCAATGATTCGGTGGCGAACGATATGTTCTGCCGGAGGATTGCGAAGCTCTGCGACGCGGTGGTGGTGGCGGTCGGCTACCGGCTGGCGCCGGAGAATCGGTTCCCGGCGGCGTTTGAGGACGGGGTGAAGGTGCTGAATTGGCTGGCGAAGCAGGCAAATTTGGCGGAGTGTAGTAAGTCGTTGGGAGGGAGGAAATTCGAGGGTCATCACAAGCATATTGTTGATTCTTTTGGAGCCTCAGTAGTTGAGCCTTGGTTGGCTGCTCATGCAAATCCATCAAG ATGTGTTCTTCTTGGTGCGAGTTGTGGTGCAAATATTGCAGACTATGTGGCTCGGAAAGCTGTAGAAGCAGGTTCACTTCTGGACCCGGTCAAGGTGGTGGCACAGGTCCTGATGTATCCATTTTTTATTGGAAGTGTGCCCACTCATTCTGAAATAAAGTTGGCAAACTCTTACTTTTATGACAAGGCCATGTGTATGCTAGCATGGAAACTATTTCTACCAGAGGGGGATTTTAACCTAGACCATCCAGCTGCCAATCCCCTTGTCCCAGGCCAGGGACCTCCTTTAAAGCAGAGACCTCCAACATTGACAGTGGTGGCAGAACACGATTGGATGAGGGACCGTGCCATTGCATATTCAGAGGAGCTTAGGAAGGTGAATGTTGATGCACCTGTTTATGAGTATAAAGATGCAGTCCATGAATTTGCAACACTTGACATCCTTATCAAAAGCCCTCAGGCCCAG GTAATTGCCCGCCTACCCTTGAACTCCTGGGGGTAG
- the LOC106768990 gene encoding probable carboxylesterase 11 isoform X3, whose product MPSVAVKLYSVFFKFLLKNRLQNQIHAPSEESNQFGVTTRPDESVAAANPSFSDGVATKDIHIDPVTSLSVRIFLPDSALSPEPKSKTIYKSEPGSAGNLETTSSRAVRRNSYEPSVFTPREETRRSSAGEYRGYLPAADGRRKKLPVVLQFHGGGWVSGSNDSVANDMFCRRIAKLCDAVVVAVGYRLAPENRFPAAFEDGVKVLNWLAKQANLAECSKSLGGRKFEGHHKHIVDSFGASVVEPWLAAHANPSRCVLLGASCGANIADYVARKAVEAGSLLDPVKVVAQVLMYPFFIGSVPTHSEIKLANSYFYDKAMCMLAWKLFLPEGDFNLDHPAANPLVPGQGPPLKQRPPTLTVVAEHDWMRDRAIAYSEELRKVNVDAPVYEYKDAVHEFATLDILIKSPQAQVSVLEAL is encoded by the exons ATGCCGTCCGTGGCCGTGAAACTCTACAGCGTCTTCTTTAAGTTTCTCCTAAAGAACCGTTTGCAGAACCAGATCCATGCCCCGTCCGAAGAATCCAATCAGTTCGGTGTTACGACCCGACCCGACGAGTCCGTCGCCGCCGCCAACCCCTCCTTCTCCGATGGCGTCGCCACCAAAGATATCCACATCGATCCCGTGACCTCCCTGTCCGTCCGAATCTTCCTCCCCGATTCCGCACTCTCTCCCGAACCCAAATCCAAAACTATCTACAAATCCGAACCTGGATCCGCGGGGAACCTTGAAACGACGTCGTCGCGCGCGGTGCGGCGAAATAGCTATGAGCCCTCAGTGTTTACGCCGCGGGAGGAGACGAGGCGGAGCAGCGCCGGGGAGTACCGGGGGTACTTGCCGGCGGCGGACGGTCGCCGGAAAAAGTTACCGGTGGTGTTACAGTTCCACGGCGGGGGGTGGGTGAGCGGGAGCAATGATTCGGTGGCGAACGATATGTTCTGCCGGAGGATTGCGAAGCTCTGCGACGCGGTGGTGGTGGCGGTCGGCTACCGGCTGGCGCCGGAGAATCGGTTCCCGGCGGCGTTTGAGGACGGGGTGAAGGTGCTGAATTGGCTGGCGAAGCAGGCAAATTTGGCGGAGTGTAGTAAGTCGTTGGGAGGGAGGAAATTCGAGGGTCATCACAAGCATATTGTTGATTCTTTTGGAGCCTCAGTAGTTGAGCCTTGGTTGGCTGCTCATGCAAATCCATCAAG ATGTGTTCTTCTTGGTGCGAGTTGTGGTGCAAATATTGCAGACTATGTGGCTCGGAAAGCTGTAGAAGCAGGTTCACTTCTGGACCCGGTCAAGGTGGTGGCACAGGTCCTGATGTATCCATTTTTTATTGGAAGTGTGCCCACTCATTCTGAAATAAAGTTGGCAAACTCTTACTTTTATGACAAGGCCATGTGTATGCTAGCATGGAAACTATTTCTACCAGAGGGGGATTTTAACCTAGACCATCCAGCTGCCAATCCCCTTGTCCCAGGCCAGGGACCTCCTTTAAAGCAGAGACCTCCAACATTGACAGTGGTGGCAGAACACGATTGGATGAGGGACCGTGCCATTGCATATTCAGAGGAGCTTAGGAAGGTGAATGTTGATGCACCTGTTTATGAGTATAAAGATGCAGTCCATGAATTTGCAACACTTGACATCCTTATCAAAAGCCCTCAGGCCCAG GTCTCAGTATTGGAAGCACTTTGA
- the LOC106768990 gene encoding probable carboxylesterase 11 isoform X4 has protein sequence MPSVAVKLYSVFFKFLLKNRLQNQIHAPSEESNQFGVTTRPDESVAAANPSFSDGVATKDIHIDPVTSLSVRIFLPDSALSPEPKSKTIYKSEPGSAGNLETTSSRAVRRNSYEPSVFTPREETRRSSAGEYRGYLPAADGRRKKLPVVLQFHGGGWVSGSNDSVANDMFCRRIAKLCDAVVVAVGYRLAPENRFPAAFEDGVKVLNWLAKQANLAECSKSLGGRKFEGHHKHIVDSFGASVVEPWLAAHANPSRCVLLGASCGANIADYVARKAVEAGSLLDPVKVVAQVLMYPFFIGSVPTHSEIKLANSYFYDKAMCMLAWKLFLPEGDFNLDHPAANPLVPGQGPPLKQRPPTLTVVAEHDWMRDRAIAYSEELRKVSVLEAL, from the exons ATGCCGTCCGTGGCCGTGAAACTCTACAGCGTCTTCTTTAAGTTTCTCCTAAAGAACCGTTTGCAGAACCAGATCCATGCCCCGTCCGAAGAATCCAATCAGTTCGGTGTTACGACCCGACCCGACGAGTCCGTCGCCGCCGCCAACCCCTCCTTCTCCGATGGCGTCGCCACCAAAGATATCCACATCGATCCCGTGACCTCCCTGTCCGTCCGAATCTTCCTCCCCGATTCCGCACTCTCTCCCGAACCCAAATCCAAAACTATCTACAAATCCGAACCTGGATCCGCGGGGAACCTTGAAACGACGTCGTCGCGCGCGGTGCGGCGAAATAGCTATGAGCCCTCAGTGTTTACGCCGCGGGAGGAGACGAGGCGGAGCAGCGCCGGGGAGTACCGGGGGTACTTGCCGGCGGCGGACGGTCGCCGGAAAAAGTTACCGGTGGTGTTACAGTTCCACGGCGGGGGGTGGGTGAGCGGGAGCAATGATTCGGTGGCGAACGATATGTTCTGCCGGAGGATTGCGAAGCTCTGCGACGCGGTGGTGGTGGCGGTCGGCTACCGGCTGGCGCCGGAGAATCGGTTCCCGGCGGCGTTTGAGGACGGGGTGAAGGTGCTGAATTGGCTGGCGAAGCAGGCAAATTTGGCGGAGTGTAGTAAGTCGTTGGGAGGGAGGAAATTCGAGGGTCATCACAAGCATATTGTTGATTCTTTTGGAGCCTCAGTAGTTGAGCCTTGGTTGGCTGCTCATGCAAATCCATCAAG ATGTGTTCTTCTTGGTGCGAGTTGTGGTGCAAATATTGCAGACTATGTGGCTCGGAAAGCTGTAGAAGCAGGTTCACTTCTGGACCCGGTCAAGGTGGTGGCACAGGTCCTGATGTATCCATTTTTTATTGGAAGTGTGCCCACTCATTCTGAAATAAAGTTGGCAAACTCTTACTTTTATGACAAGGCCATGTGTATGCTAGCATGGAAACTATTTCTACCAGAGGGGGATTTTAACCTAGACCATCCAGCTGCCAATCCCCTTGTCCCAGGCCAGGGACCTCCTTTAAAGCAGAGACCTCCAACATTGACAGTGGTGGCAGAACACGATTGGATGAGGGACCGTGCCATTGCATATTCAGAGGAGCTTAGGAAG GTCTCAGTATTGGAAGCACTTTGA